In Actinomyces marmotae, the DNA window GGGACGCGCGGGACTGGGGCGGCGGGCCCCTGCGGGCGGCGCGCCTGGAGGAGCGCCGCCCGGGGCCCCGAGACCGTCAGGGACCCATCGCCCAGCGCCTCGCGCGCCTCGACGAGCGCGCGCGCCAGGGCCGTACCGTCGGCGTGCCGCTTGGCGGGATCCGGGTCGAGAGCCCGGGCGAGCAACGGGGCCAGGAGCGCGGGGACACGCGGATCTCCCAGGTCGATGGGGCTCTTGAGCCCTTCGACGATCTCGGGGAGGCTGAGCGAGCGGCCCGTGGCGCGCCGTCTGGGGGAGTGCCCGGTGAGCATCGTGTAGAGGACGGCTCCCATGGACCACACGTCGCCCTGCGGCGCGGGCGCGGCCATGGCGAAGGCCTCTGGCGCAGCGAAGTCCGGGGTGAGGCACTCCAGGGTGACGGTCGGATCCTGGCCCTCGCGGGTGATCGAGGCGATCCCGAAGTCGGTCAGGCGCGGTGCCCCGAAGGCGTCGAGCAGGATGTTCCCGGGTTTGACGTCCCGGTGCAGGATCCCGGCGGCGTGCCCGGCCCCCAGCGCGGAGGCGGCGGCCTCGACGAGCGCCACGGCGTCGGGCGCGGGTATCGGGCCCCGCTCCACGAGGTCCGCCAGGCTTCCTCCCGGGCACAGCTCCATGACGATGAACGGTCGGCCGTCGCGCAGGACACCGGTGTCGATCAGGGAGATCACGTGGGGGTGCGAACTGATGCGGCTGGTGGCGCTCACCTCGCGCATGTAGCGGCGGCGGTTGCGCTCGTCGTCGAGGCCGCGCGAGTCGACCTTGACCGCGACAGGCCTGCTCATCGACAGCTGGACGCCCTCGTAGACAGTCGCGAAGCCGCCGCGCCCCACGATCCCGACGATGCGCACGCCGGGGACTTCCGGCCAACCTCGGGGTTGAGCTATCGGCTGCTGGCCCAGGGACTGCGAGTCATAGGTCGGCGCGCTCGACGGGGAGTGCTCGGGAAGGCTCATGGTCGCATCCTGCCCTGAGCCCGTCGCTGGGCGCACGCTCCCGGCCGTTTCGGAGGCCAGGGCTCACGCGGGCGCGAACGCTCCCCGGACCCCTGAACTACCGTCGGCGATGACGCCGGTAGACTCCCGGGCATGCCCTCACCCCGCGTCGTCGTCCTCAACTACGGCTCCGGCAATGTGCGCTCGGCGGTTCGCGCCCTGGAGCGCGTCGGCGCGCGGGTCGACCTCACCGCCGACGCCGGCGCTGTGGAATCCGCCGATGGGCTCCTCGTCCCCGGCGTGGGGGCCTTCGGCGCCGTCATGGAGATGCTGCGCGCCGTGGACGCCCCCCGGCTCATCGAGCGCCGCTTGGCCGGCGGCCGCCCCGTTCTGGGCATCTGCGTGGGCATGCAGGTCATGTTCGAGTCGAGCCAGGAGCATGGCTCCACCATCCCGGGGCTCGCCCAGTGGGAGGGGGAGGTGGGCCGCCTCGACGCCCCCGTGGTCCCGCACATGGGATGGTCCGAGGTGCGCCCGCCCGCTGGCAGCGTCCTGTTCGACGGCGTCGCCGATCAGCGCTTCTACTTCGTCCACTCCTACGCCGTGAAAACGGATCCGGCGGCGGGGCTGGGGCCATCCGCGACGCGCCCGCCGCTGCCCACCTGGGCTCATCACGGCGAGGACTTCCTGGCCGCCGTCGAGAACGGCCCCCTGTCCGCCACCCAGTTCCATCCCGAGAAATCGGGCGACGCCGGGGCCGAGCTCCTGCGCAACTGGCTGGGAGCGCTCTGACCGGCGCCCCTCGCCACTGACCTGATCCACCGCATGGCGCCGTGCTCCTCGCGCCCCGTGCCAAGACCACCCAGGAGGCCCCTCATGCTCACGCTCCTTCCCGCCGTCGACGTCGCCCATGGCAAGGCCGTCCGCCTGCTCCAGGGAGAGGCCGGATCGGAGACCGACTACGGCAGCCCCGTGGACGCGGCCCTCGACTGGGCCCGCGCCGGGGCGGAGTGGATCCACCTGGTGGATCTCGATGCCGCCTTCGAGCGGGGCTCCAACGCCGAGCTGCTGGCCCGCATCGTCGGCGAGGTCGGGGTCAGGGTGGAGCTCTCCGGCGGTATCCGCGATGACGCCTCCCTGGAGCGCGCGCTCGCCGCCGGCGCCGCGCGGGTCAATCTGGGCACCGCCGCGCTGAGAGACCCGGAGTGGACGGCGCGCGTCATCGCCGAGCACGGCGAGGCCATCGCCGTGGGTCTCGATGTGCGCGGGACGACGCTGGCGGCGCGCGGCTGGACGGAGGAGGGCGGCGACCTCTGGGAGGCCCTGGAGCGCCTCAACGCGGCGGGATGCTCGCGTTACGTGGTCACTGACGTCACCCGCGACGGCACCCTCACCGGGCCGAACACGGAGCTGCTGCGTCAGGTCTGCGAGCGCACCAGCGCTCCCGTGGTGGCCTCCGGGGGGATCTCCTCGCTGGACGACATTCGCGCATTGACCGGGCTGGTGGGGATCGGGGTGGACTCCGCGATCGTCGGCAAGGCCCTCTACAACGGCAATTTCACCCTTGAGGAGGCCCTGGAGATCGCCGGTTCCACCCCCGCCGGGTGATCGCCCCTCCCCTCCCGCTCCGCCCGCCGCCGCCTTTCATCGAGACCGGTCGAAATCACGAGCGAGACCGGTCGTTATCACGGGCGAGACCGGTCGAAAATGATGTCGAGACCGGTTGTTGTGAGGGGCGAGATCGGTTTTGGGGGTGGGTTAGTGGTTTTGGTGCTCTTCGGCGTCGTCGGTGAGGTAGGGGACCAGGCGGCGGATGTTGAAGGGTGGGGCGGTTTGGGTGGTGGTGATGTAGCCGTCGACGGGTTTCCAGGTGGTGGTGCCGGTGGGGCGGTAGCGGGCGGTCCAGGTGGTGGTCAGGGTGACGGTGACGTTGTTGGCGGTGGTGGCGTACAGGTGGGTCACGGTCTGGTGGGGGTAGGGATGCCCGGGGTCGGTGGTGGTCGTGGTAGTGCCATCCCCCCAGTTCCAGGTGTAGGTGGCGGGCGTGGCCTCGATATCCACGCGGGTGGGGCCCACGGTGGTGGATAGTGTTCGAGTGGCGGGGTTGGTGTGGGCGATCAGGGGCATGTGCAAGAGGATGGTGTCCCCGGGTGGTTGGAGGGTGATGCCCGAGCCCTCGACGATGAGGGTGGCCACGTCGCGGGAGGTCAGGATGATCGGGGCCGGTGCCGGGGCCGGTGCGGCTGGGGCGTCCGGTGCCGGGGCGGGGCGCGTGGGGGCTGGTTGGAAGCGGCACGCGCCGATGTCGTTGCCCTGGGAGTCTTGCCCGTCGCAGATGTGATCGCCCTCCACCGGCCCTGCCTGGGACTGCCCGGCAGAGACCACCACCCCCTGCGCCCCACCCCCACCGGCCGACGGCGAGAAGCCAAGCCCAACCCGAACCTCCTTGTACGACGATGACATCACGGTGACTTCATTGTCGAGGGCTCTACCGACCCATCGGAATTCCCCGCCCTCAGAGTCATGGCCCCCGGATGGCCCCGTGAGAGGGAAGGGGAAGATCATTAAGGCGGCCGCCAGAGTCGCGCGCAGCATCAATTCAATGACACCCCTCCGACATGCCACATGCCATCCTGGTACCGCAGGATCATGAAGAACCTCGACTCCTCGGCCGCATTTTTAACCGTTTCACCTCGACTATTCACCCCCGTTGATTCTCCCGAGATTATGGTGAATCTGATCCCGCAGTACTCCTTCCCCTGTCCTGGGGCGATGTATTCCATGTTCGTGATCCTATCGACCCACAGGTTGGCCCATCCTCCGCTTTTGTGGAGCGCGGTGGCGTCGTCGATGGCGGACTTGCAGAAGACGCAGCGCTCTTCGCTCATGGCGGCTAGGTCTGTGGTGTCGCCGGTCATGAAGGCGTAGCGGTAGAGCTCGATGAAGTGCACGGCGGCGCGCACGGCGCCTTGTTGGGTGTTTTCGGTGGCCTCCGCGGGCATGGGGGGCTTGGGCATGGCCAGGGCGGTGGCTCTTTGAGCGGCCAGTTCGGGGCTGAGTGAGGGGGGCGCGCTGGCACTGGGAGTGGTCGCCGCGCTGGCGGGGGTTTCGGCGGGGGTGGTGGTGTGCTGGGTGGGCGGCGTCGTCGGAGTGGTCGGCGCCGGGGTGGGGTCCTTGGCGCAGGCCGTTAGGATCAGTAGTCCTGGGGCCAGGGCGCAGCAGGTCAGAAGGACCAGGGCGGTGGAATGGCGGATGCTGGCGCCGCGTTGTTGGGGCGCAGCGGGGTCGCCGGCGTGGATCGGTGAGGGGCGGGGCGCGGGGGTCATGGGTTCTGGGGCCTTCCAAGCGAGGAGTCGATGCGGTCGTGGACCAGGGCAAGCGCGAGGCCCCAGGTCGGCCCCAGACGACGGCGGCATCGCCGTCGGGCCCCAACCCTAGGGCCCCGCCCACCCCCGGCGCTAGACCCCACCGTCAATCTGTGGAAAACCCCCACCAACCCCGCCCCACCAGCACCGCCCTGTGGACAACCGACCGGTCTCGCTCCTAACAACGACCGGTCTCGCTCCTAACAACGACCGGTCTCGGTTCAGGGAGGGGGAGGGAAGCGGGCTGTGGCAGGCTTGGGGCATGCCGCCCGCCCGACCCGCCGCCTCGAAGCGCTCCCGCCCCGCGGGCCCCTCGTGGGACCAGGTGGCGCTCGCTCCTGTCGTCCTCGTGCGCGGCGGGGAGGATCTCCTCGGCGAGCGCGCCGTCGATCGACTCCTCGCCCAGGCCAGGGCCAAGGACCCCACCACGGAGGTCGTCCGCCTCGACGCGGCCACCTACGAGCCCCATATGCTCGACACCCTCGTCTCGCCCTCCCTCTTCGGCGAGCCCAAGCTCGTCCACGTACCCAACCTCGAGCAGATGACGGACGCGCTCCTCACCGACCTGCTCGCCTACGTCGCAGCCCCCGCCTCCGACGTCGTCGTCATCCTGCGCCACAGCTCCGGCCAGCGCGGCAAGAGGCTCCTCGACGCCCTGGCCGCATCCCCCTACCCAGTCGTGACCTGCGAGCCGATCAAGAAGGACGGGGACAAGGCGGCCCTCGTCAACGCCGACGTGCGCCGCGCCGGCCGCCGCATCGAGGCCGAGGCCATCGGGGCGCTCGTCGACGCCCTGGGCTCTGACCTGCGCGAGCTCACCAGCGCCGTCGCCCAGCTCATGGCCG includes these proteins:
- a CDS encoding DUF6318 family protein, which encodes MTPAPRPSPIHAGDPAAPQQRGASIRHSTALVLLTCCALAPGLLILTACAKDPTPAPTTPTTPPTQHTTTPAETPASAATTPSASAPPSLSPELAAQRATALAMPKPPMPAEATENTQQGAVRAAVHFIELYRYAFMTGDTTDLAAMSEERCVFCKSAIDDATALHKSGGWANLWVDRITNMEYIAPGQGKEYCGIRFTIISGESTGVNSRGETVKNAAEESRFFMILRYQDGMWHVGGVSLN
- the hisH gene encoding imidazole glycerol phosphate synthase subunit HisH, whose amino-acid sequence is MPSPRVVVLNYGSGNVRSAVRALERVGARVDLTADAGAVESADGLLVPGVGAFGAVMEMLRAVDAPRLIERRLAGGRPVLGICVGMQVMFESSQEHGSTIPGLAQWEGEVGRLDAPVVPHMGWSEVRPPAGSVLFDGVADQRFYFVHSYAVKTDPAAGLGPSATRPPLPTWAHHGEDFLAAVENGPLSATQFHPEKSGDAGAELLRNWLGAL
- the priA gene encoding bifunctional 1-(5-phosphoribosyl)-5-((5-phosphoribosylamino)methylideneamino)imidazole-4-carboxamide isomerase/phosphoribosylanthranilate isomerase PriA: MLTLLPAVDVAHGKAVRLLQGEAGSETDYGSPVDAALDWARAGAEWIHLVDLDAAFERGSNAELLARIVGEVGVRVELSGGIRDDASLERALAAGAARVNLGTAALRDPEWTARVIAEHGEAIAVGLDVRGTTLAARGWTEEGGDLWEALERLNAAGCSRYVVTDVTRDGTLTGPNTELLRQVCERTSAPVVASGGISSLDDIRALTGLVGIGVDSAIVGKALYNGNFTLEEALEIAGSTPAG
- the holA gene encoding DNA polymerase III subunit delta, with product MPPARPAASKRSRPAGPSWDQVALAPVVLVRGGEDLLGERAVDRLLAQARAKDPTTEVVRLDAATYEPHMLDTLVSPSLFGEPKLVHVPNLEQMTDALLTDLLAYVAAPASDVVVILRHSSGQRGKRLLDALAASPYPVVTCEPIKKDGDKAALVNADVRRAGRRIEAEAIGALVDALGSDLRELTSAVAQLMADTEGTITVSHVRTYYAGRIEATGFSVADAAISGDVAKAVTLLRHALATGVVPVLIVSALATKLRQLARVAAAGGRPGMGPKELGMSPWQAKRARAELAGWSDDALATAIIAVARADAEAKGASRDPEHAVERAVLAICSARRGRLATRR
- a CDS encoding zinc transporter — encoded protein: MSSSYKEVRVGLGFSPSAGGGGAQGVVVSAGQSQAGPVEGDHICDGQDSQGNDIGACRFQPAPTRPAPAPDAPAAPAPAPAPIILTSRDVATLIVEGSGITLQPPGDTILLHMPLIAHTNPATRTLSTTVGPTRVDIEATPATYTWNWGDGTTTTTTDPGHPYPHQTVTHLYATTANNVTVTLTTTWTARYRPTGTTTWKPVDGYITTTQTAPPFNIRRLVPYLTDDAEEHQNH
- a CDS encoding serine/threonine-protein kinase, which codes for MSLPEHSPSSAPTYDSQSLGQQPIAQPRGWPEVPGVRIVGIVGRGGFATVYEGVQLSMSRPVAVKVDSRGLDDERNRRRYMREVSATSRISSHPHVISLIDTGVLRDGRPFIVMELCPGGSLADLVERGPIPAPDAVALVEAAASALGAGHAAGILHRDVKPGNILLDAFGAPRLTDFGIASITREGQDPTVTLECLTPDFAAPEAFAMAAPAPQGDVWSMGAVLYTMLTGHSPRRRATGRSLSLPEIVEGLKSPIDLGDPRVPALLAPLLARALDPDPAKRHADGTALARALVEAREALGDGSLTVSGPRAALLQARRPQGPAAPVPRVPSPAPVDARPGPPPGAAPSASPAMGAPSGRPARSRPGRRIAAAAAVLAVGAGLGAGGAWLAWDRGSETTTAIGHSSSPPATGAEPADRRAAPAAQDGAAGAAGSTGVAGSSGAPETAASEPPHPKGACLAGITSISGQSSARAVDCAQSHSWRVFAVGTLDATTVSGSDDSLMADAVVRKTCTSAAAEASGYADDDAKLTVLGPSEAAWQAGRRGFSCLASTG